The following are from one region of the Thiocapsa rosea genome:
- a CDS encoding DUF6399 domain-containing protein: MDRAKHLHAVAQAQQDGQSQRAAVSGAGVARSTLRHWNASPAPSAPAALSAFVETPEGVVWLRRILVAAHWSIGEQGGAGVRVVCDFLERSGLSAFIGASYGAQQAFHAGLEEQIVTAATELRGTLAQAMPHRTLSIAEDETWKDGMRLVGIDAVSNFILLEHRSDERSAAAWTRALEGGLEGLNVTVVQGTSDEAKGLLAHVERDLGAHHATDLFHLQHEVSQAMSLSLKRAEQQAETAETEAKARWQDECAAEQAYHRRRHGPGRPPAFAARIDEALSAYVQASLAREQAHAHRAEAKALIGAFSEVDHPYEIQQGQAQTPEQLEARLGTLFARLEAIAEEADLSERLCAHLAKAKRLTQSLVATLTFFFMMVNTRVQALDLAPAIEQAMLDDLIPALYLERVAARSTRAEPRHRLRALSAQRLAPLRQPSHPIQSLDPQTRHHLEQVAGECADLFQRSSSCVEGRNGFLALYQHGHHRLSPRKQQVLTALHNFAIKRPDGTTAAERFFAQPHPSLFEQVLERMPWPARPARRRPRPARQPYLVPVAA, translated from the coding sequence TTGGATCGCGCCAAGCACCTGCATGCGGTGGCGCAAGCCCAGCAGGATGGGCAGAGTCAACGCGCGGCGGTCAGCGGCGCCGGCGTGGCGCGCAGCACCCTGCGTCACTGGAACGCGTCCCCTGCGCCATCGGCGCCGGCGGCGCTGTCGGCCTTCGTCGAGACGCCCGAGGGCGTGGTGTGGCTGCGCCGGATCCTGGTTGCCGCGCACTGGAGCATCGGCGAGCAGGGCGGCGCGGGCGTGCGCGTGGTCTGCGATTTTCTCGAGCGCAGTGGGCTGTCGGCATTCATCGGCGCCTCCTACGGTGCGCAGCAGGCGTTCCATGCCGGCTTGGAGGAGCAGATCGTCACCGCCGCCACCGAACTGCGCGGGACGCTGGCCCAAGCCATGCCCCATCGCACACTGAGCATCGCCGAAGATGAGACGTGGAAAGACGGCATGCGTTTGGTGGGCATCGATGCGGTCTCGAACTTCATCCTGCTCGAGCACAGGAGCGATGAGCGCTCGGCGGCGGCCTGGACACGGGCGCTCGAGGGTGGACTCGAGGGGCTGAATGTCACGGTGGTGCAAGGCACCAGCGATGAGGCCAAGGGGCTGTTGGCGCATGTCGAGCGTGATCTGGGCGCACACCATGCCACGGACCTGTTTCATCTGCAGCATGAGGTCAGCCAGGCGATGAGTCTGTCGCTGAAGCGCGCCGAGCAACAGGCCGAGACGGCGGAGACCGAGGCGAAGGCGCGCTGGCAAGACGAATGCGCCGCCGAGCAGGCCTATCATCGGCGCCGCCACGGCCCCGGGCGCCCGCCGGCGTTCGCCGCGCGCATCGACGAGGCGCTGAGCGCTTACGTCCAAGCCAGCCTTGCGCGCGAGCAGGCCCACGCGCACCGCGCCGAGGCCAAAGCCCTGATCGGTGCGTTCAGCGAGGTCGATCATCCCTACGAGATCCAACAGGGACAGGCGCAAACCCCCGAGCAGTTGGAGGCGCGTCTGGGAACGCTGTTTGCGCGCCTGGAGGCGATCGCCGAGGAAGCGGATCTTTCCGAGCGTCTCTGCGCACATCTGGCCAAGGCGAAGCGCCTGACTCAAAGCCTCGTCGCCACGCTGACCTTCTTCTTCATGATGGTCAACACCCGGGTGCAGGCGCTGGACCTGGCACCGGCCATCGAGCAGGCGATGCTCGACGATCTGATCCCGGCGCTTTATCTGGAGCGCGTCGCCGCACGCAGCACCCGCGCCGAGCCCCGTCATCGACTCCGAGCACTGAGTGCGCAGCGTCTCGCCCCGCTGAGGCAGCCCTCGCACCCGATCCAGTCGCTGGATCCGCAGACCCGTCACCATCTCGAGCAGGTCGCCGGGGAGTGTGCCGATCTGTTCCAGCGCAGCAGCTCCTGTGTCGAGGGACGCAACGGCTTCCTCGCGCTCTATCAGCACGGGCATCACCGACTCAGTCCGCGCAAGCAGCAGGTCTTGACCGCCCTGCACAACTTTGCGATCAAGCGGCCCGACGGCACCACGGCCGCCGAGCGCTTCTTCGCTCAACCCCACCCATCCTTGTTCGAGCAGGTGCTCGAGCGCATGCCCTGGCCCGCCCGACCGGCCCGACGACGACCGCGCCCGGCAAGGCAGCCTTACCTCGTTCCTGTGGCGGCTTAG
- a CDS encoding ImmA/IrrE family metallo-endopeptidase, with protein MRYEPVTGVQPEIFRWARVSVGLSVTDVAAMLKRNPEDVAAWEAGTKAPTYPQLETLAYQVYKRPLAVFFLPSPPEEQLPQREFRTLPDADMQTLARDTYLHIRRAHAYQLALRDLDDGHNPAEHLIWKSVSLATSQPLAEQAERIRQHLGITLEKQIRWASDVSALKGWRKAIEDAGVFVFKAAFKQKEISGFCLADDVLPLIYLNNSTTKTRQIFSLLHELAHLLLSMNGLSKLDTGYIDALPKREQRIERFCNAIAAEVLIPTQDFMAETRHLPSDLEPMTDVRFSKLASRYGVSREAGLDHRLVHCC; from the coding sequence ATGAGATATGAGCCTGTCACCGGAGTGCAACCGGAGATTTTTCGTTGGGCGAGGGTCTCGGTCGGGCTGAGCGTGACCGACGTGGCAGCCATGCTCAAACGCAATCCCGAAGACGTCGCTGCGTGGGAGGCCGGCACCAAGGCACCGACATACCCGCAACTGGAGACGTTGGCGTATCAGGTTTACAAACGTCCGCTGGCGGTCTTCTTTCTTCCGAGCCCGCCGGAGGAGCAGCTACCACAGCGCGAATTCCGAACCCTCCCCGACGCGGACATGCAGACCCTCGCGCGGGATACCTACCTGCATATCCGGCGCGCTCATGCCTATCAGCTTGCCTTAAGGGATCTCGACGACGGCCACAACCCCGCCGAGCATCTCATCTGGAAGAGCGTGTCCCTGGCCACCTCGCAGCCGCTCGCGGAGCAAGCGGAGCGCATTCGCCAACACCTTGGAATCACCCTCGAGAAGCAAATCCGCTGGGCCAGCGATGTTTCGGCACTCAAGGGGTGGCGCAAGGCGATCGAGGATGCGGGTGTCTTTGTGTTCAAAGCGGCCTTCAAGCAGAAGGAGATTTCCGGCTTCTGTCTGGCCGATGACGTCCTGCCGCTCATCTACTTGAACAACAGCACCACCAAGACGCGCCAGATCTTCAGTCTGCTGCATGAGCTCGCGCACCTCCTCTTGAGCATGAATGGCTTAAGCAAGCTGGATACGGGTTACATCGACGCGTTACCCAAGAGAGAACAACGGATTGAGCGTTTCTGCAATGCCATTGCGGCCGAGGTATTGATACCGACGCAGGATTTTATGGCCGAGACGAGACATCTGCCCAGCGACCTGGAGCCAATGACGGATGTGCGCTTCTCAAAGCTCGCGAGCCGTTACGGCGTGAGTCGAGAAGCCGGCCTTGATCATCGATTGGTCCACTGTTGCTAA
- a CDS encoding ExeA family protein: protein MYRKHFALTAFPFDLTPPPDALFAAASLTEAEARLKHLLELRAIGLITGEAGSGKTTVCRKVAADLHPGLYRVFYIPLSTGNVMDMYKTIGWELGLPVERNRAAAFRTIRTEITRLSLEAKQRPVLIIDEAHHLRNEVLEDLRLLTNYQMDSENRLCLLLVGLTELRRRLSMAVHESLAQRIVVRHHVTGLTREELPAYLTHRLRLAGCELPLFEPPAVEALFQATRGMPRKVNRLAHYALTGAALEQARQVTAEHVQTAREEVAP, encoded by the coding sequence ATGTACCGCAAACACTTCGCCCTCACGGCCTTTCCCTTCGATCTGACCCCGCCGCCGGATGCGCTGTTCGCCGCCGCCAGCCTCACCGAGGCCGAGGCACGTCTGAAGCATCTGCTGGAGCTGCGTGCCATCGGCCTGATCACCGGCGAGGCCGGCTCGGGCAAGACCACGGTCTGCCGCAAGGTCGCCGCCGATCTGCATCCGGGCCTCTATCGGGTGTTCTACATTCCGCTGTCCACCGGCAACGTGATGGACATGTACAAGACCATCGGCTGGGAGCTCGGCCTGCCGGTGGAGCGCAACCGCGCGGCGGCCTTCCGCACCATCCGCACCGAGATCACCCGCTTGAGTCTGGAGGCCAAGCAACGCCCCGTCCTGATCATCGACGAGGCCCATCATCTGCGCAACGAGGTGCTCGAGGATCTGCGTCTGCTCACCAACTATCAGATGGATTCGGAGAATCGCCTGTGTCTGCTGTTGGTGGGACTCACGGAGCTGCGTCGCCGTCTGAGCATGGCGGTACATGAGTCGCTCGCCCAGCGCATCGTGGTGCGTCATCACGTGACCGGGCTGACCCGCGAGGAGTTGCCGGCCTATCTGACCCATCGTCTGCGCCTGGCCGGCTGCGAGCTGCCGCTGTTCGAGCCGCCCGCCGTGGAGGCGCTGTTCCAGGCCACCCGCGGCATGCCCCGCAAGGTCAATCGTCTGGCCCACTACGCACTGACCGGGGCCGCGCTGGAACAGGCCCGCCAGGTCACCGCCGAGCACGTGCAGACTGCCCGCGAGGAGGTCGCCCCATGA
- a CDS encoding DDE-type integrase/transposase/recombinase: MSDPQTDLQHDIALFRYGVIAELVQWPKEEKGLYEAIQTKAERDYAIPGSTRTRVAAETIRDWLKAYRRGGFEALLPKPRADRGQVRRLPANVVEALLAAKEANPQLSVQLVIRAVRRRPEVPPDLPLPPSTVHRLLARHGLMDTAKTASQAQDRRRFAFEQAGELWMSDVMHGPAVVVGERVKRKTYLIAFIDDATRVIPYAAFALSENTRTFLPVLAQAILRRGLPQKLYVDNGANYRSKQLALVCAKLGIALIHARPYQPQGKGKIERWFKTVRAQLLTRLTEADLASLAALNRRLASWIEGEYHHTPHRGLEGATPLEQWARTGAAVRFPEPGLDLADLFLHEAVRKVQKDRTVSLHGVVYEVDAALVGENITLRYDPDAPPERPIQVCFEGRAHDPARPVQTYANCFVKRDRPSRTLAVDGPVPEPAPSALRLRELPEADADTLEGR, translated from the coding sequence ATGAGTGACCCGCAGACCGATCTTCAGCACGACATCGCCCTGTTTCGCTACGGGGTGATTGCCGAACTCGTGCAGTGGCCCAAGGAAGAGAAAGGCCTCTACGAGGCGATCCAGACCAAGGCCGAGCGCGACTACGCCATTCCGGGCAGCACCCGCACCCGGGTCGCCGCCGAGACCATCCGCGATTGGCTCAAGGCCTATCGGCGCGGCGGCTTCGAGGCCCTTCTGCCCAAGCCGCGTGCCGATCGCGGTCAGGTGCGCCGCCTGCCCGCGAACGTGGTCGAGGCGCTGCTCGCCGCCAAGGAGGCCAACCCGCAGCTGTCGGTGCAGTTGGTGATCCGCGCGGTGCGCCGGCGCCCCGAGGTCCCGCCCGATCTGCCGCTGCCGCCCTCCACCGTGCATCGCCTGCTCGCCCGTCATGGCCTGATGGACACGGCCAAGACGGCGAGTCAGGCGCAGGACCGGCGCCGCTTTGCCTTCGAGCAGGCCGGGGAGCTGTGGATGAGCGACGTGATGCACGGTCCGGCCGTGGTGGTCGGGGAGCGGGTCAAACGCAAGACCTATCTGATCGCCTTCATCGACGATGCGACCCGGGTGATCCCCTATGCGGCCTTTGCGCTGTCGGAGAACACCCGAACCTTTCTGCCGGTGCTCGCGCAGGCGATCCTGCGCCGCGGCTTGCCGCAGAAGCTCTATGTCGACAACGGCGCCAATTATCGCTCCAAGCAGTTGGCCCTGGTCTGCGCCAAGCTCGGCATCGCGCTGATCCATGCCCGGCCCTATCAACCGCAAGGCAAGGGCAAGATCGAGCGTTGGTTCAAAACGGTCCGTGCGCAGCTGCTGACCCGCCTGACCGAAGCGGATCTGGCGAGCCTCGCGGCACTCAACCGCCGCCTCGCCAGCTGGATCGAGGGCGAGTATCACCACACCCCGCATCGCGGCCTGGAGGGCGCCACGCCGCTCGAGCAGTGGGCGCGCACCGGGGCCGCGGTGCGCTTTCCCGAGCCCGGCCTGGACCTGGCCGATCTGTTCCTGCACGAGGCGGTGCGCAAGGTGCAGAAGGACCGCACGGTCAGCCTCCACGGGGTGGTCTACGAGGTCGACGCCGCCTTGGTCGGGGAGAACATCACCCTGCGCTACGATCCGGACGCACCGCCCGAGCGGCCGATTCAGGTCTGCTTCGAGGGCCGCGCGCACGACCCGGCCCGTCCGGTCCAGACGTATGCGAACTGTTTCGTCAAACGCGATCGTCCCTCGCGCACCTTGGCCGTGGACGGACCGGTCCCCGAGCCCGCACCCTCGGCGCTGCGCCTGCGCGAACTGCCCGAGGCGGATGCCGACACCCTGGAGGGCCGCTGA
- a CDS encoding site-specific DNA-methyltransferase produces MADPKKLELTWIGKENRPRLEPRILLEDPARSYLSKHRMTDHDIFDNRLIFGDNLLALKALESEFAGKVKCVFIDPPYNTGSAFTHYDDGLEHSIWLSLMRDRLESIRRLLSDDGSLWITIDDNECHYLKVLCDEAFGRNNFVSNVVWQKTLTRRNDARALSTAHDHVLVYSKSFDRFFVNKLDSSDKQRATYQNRDNDPRGNWLAVPFHAPNIRPNLTYEIITPSGRSLWPPKGRCWSTTRERFEELVADNRIYFGLDGNGMAQRKKFWNESENKMVPWTWWGYEEAGDNREANREAKEISELAGIESKFDTPKPEKLLKRILEIASNPGDLILDSFAGSGTTGAVAHKMGRRWIMVELGEHCHTHIIPRLKKVIDGEDPGGISKAVDWKGGGGFRYYRLAPSLLEKDTWGNWVINRDYNATMLAEALCKLEGFIYAPSDTLYWQHGYSTESDFIYITTANLNHEQLEQLSDEVGPERSLLVLCTAFRARTDLYSNLTVKKIPRQVLSRCEWGRDDYSLRVENLPSAPVAPGQLELFGEKESR; encoded by the coding sequence ATGGCTGATCCGAAGAAACTGGAGCTGACCTGGATCGGTAAGGAGAACCGGCCACGCCTGGAGCCGCGGATTCTGCTGGAGGATCCGGCGAGGTCTTACCTCTCGAAGCATCGCATGACAGATCACGACATCTTCGACAACCGGCTGATCTTCGGGGACAACCTGCTGGCGCTCAAAGCACTGGAGTCGGAGTTCGCGGGTAAGGTGAAGTGTGTCTTCATCGACCCACCCTACAACACCGGCAGCGCCTTTACCCATTACGACGACGGGTTGGAACATTCCATTTGGCTTTCGTTGATGCGTGATCGCCTGGAGAGCATTCGGCGTTTGTTATCCGATGATGGGTCTTTGTGGATTACTATTGACGATAACGAGTGCCATTACCTTAAGGTGTTGTGCGACGAAGCCTTTGGGAGAAACAATTTCGTTTCCAATGTTGTCTGGCAAAAGACGCTGACCCGCAGGAATGATGCTCGCGCCCTTTCAACAGCGCACGATCACGTTCTAGTTTATTCTAAATCGTTCGATAGGTTTTTCGTCAATAAACTAGACTCAAGTGATAAGCAAAGAGCGACATACCAGAACCGCGACAACGATCCAAGAGGGAACTGGTTAGCCGTACCATTCCATGCACCGAACATCCGGCCTAATTTAACTTACGAAATTATCACGCCTAGCGGTAGATCTTTGTGGCCACCTAAGGGTAGATGCTGGAGCACAACAAGGGAGAGATTCGAAGAGCTAGTTGCTGACAATCGGATCTACTTCGGGCTTGATGGAAACGGAATGGCCCAGCGGAAAAAGTTCTGGAACGAATCTGAAAACAAAATGGTTCCATGGACTTGGTGGGGCTATGAGGAAGCTGGAGACAACCGTGAAGCTAATCGTGAGGCCAAGGAAATTTCTGAGTTAGCAGGAATTGAATCGAAATTCGATACGCCCAAGCCAGAGAAACTTCTGAAGCGCATCCTTGAAATCGCCTCTAATCCCGGTGATCTAATCTTGGACTCCTTCGCCGGCTCCGGCACCACCGGCGCCGTCGCCCACAAAATGGGCCGCCGCTGGATCATGGTCGAGCTTGGCGAGCACTGTCACACCCACATCATCCCGCGTCTGAAGAAGGTCATCGACGGCGAGGATCCCGGCGGCATCAGCAAGGCGGTCGACTGGAAAGGCGGCGGCGGTTTCCGCTACTACCGGCTCGCGCCCTCGCTGCTGGAAAAGGACACCTGGGGCAACTGGGTCATCAACCGCGACTACAACGCCACCATGCTCGCCGAGGCACTGTGCAAGCTGGAGGGCTTCATCTACGCCCCGTCGGATACCCTCTACTGGCAGCACGGCTACTCGACCGAGAGTGACTTCATCTATATCACCACTGCCAACCTGAATCATGAGCAGCTTGAGCAACTGAGCGACGAGGTCGGACCCGAGCGTAGCCTTCTGGTGCTCTGTACGGCCTTTCGTGCCCGAACCGACCTCTACTCCAATCTCACGGTCAAAAAGATCCCCCGACAGGTCCTCTCGCGCTGCGAGTGGGGCCGCGACGATTACTCGCTTCGGGTGGAGAACCTGCCGAGCGCGCCCGTGGCACCAGGCCAGTTGGAACTGTTCGGCGAGAAGGAGTCGCGATGA